Genomic DNA from Thermus amyloliquefaciens:
CCGCATCGGAGGAGAAGTATTCCCCCGACAAGCTCACCGGCCCTAAGGCCAAGTCGGCGCCCACGCCGTACACGGTGACGGCGGAAGGACCTCCACCCAGGATGTCGCCCCCCTGCTGGGCCACAGCCCCCTTAAGGGAGAAGCCCTGGAAGGGAGAAAGGGTCAGGCCCGCCCCGCGGACGTAGAGGTTATCCCCATCTGCCCCACCCTTAGAGGCGTAAACCCCGGTGAGGGTGGCCCCCAGGACGCCGGGCTTGTAGGTGGCCACAAGGCCGTGGCCGTAGCTCACACCGTCGTTGTCAAACACGTACTCGCTGAACTTGGTCTTGACCGAGCGGCCGAAGGTGAAGGACAAAGCCTGGTCCTTGGCCACGGCCAAGGTGGTGGAAACCGCATCCACGGTTACGTTGAGGGGGCCATATGTGGTACCCGAAGCGGGGTTGCTAATCGAGCCCGTCAAACTGAAGCCCACCAGGCCAGGGTAGGTGTTGTAACCACCGGGGCTGGACTTGGCGTCCAGCGCGTTGGCCTTTAGGGTTAGGCTGAGGGTGGCCGAGGTCTGACCCTCAGCGTTCTGGCCCAAGTCCTCATGATCCACGACAAGCCCGTCGCTGTCGCTATCGCCCGTGGAGAAATTAGAGGAGAAAACCCGGTCGATGTCAAACTGGGTTCCCGAACCCGCGAAGGCCCCGTAGCTGAGGCTCAGGCTACCGCTGATGGTGAAGGCGTTCCGCTCCAGCTTGGACACCTTGCCGGAGAGGTCCCCCACGGTGCCTTCCAGCTTGGACACCTTCTCGGAGAGGCCCACCAGGTCGGAGCGGAGGGCGGCGGCGAACTCCTGGACCGCGGCCACGTCCTCCTTGGAGGCGAACTGCTCAAAGTCCACGCCCTGAAGTTCAGCCAAACCCTTCTCCAGGGCGGTCACCCGGTCCTGCAGGGCCAGCACGTCCTGGTTGAGGAGGACGGCCAGCTCGTTCAGGGCCTGGATGGCCTGGGCGTTGGCCTCCACCTGGGTGCCCAAGGCGGCCAGGTCACCCTTCACCCCCTCCACGTCCTGGGCCAGGGCGTCCAGCTGCTCGGCCAGCTGCTGGGCCTGGGCCAAGGCGGTGTCCGCGGCGATGGAGGCGGCCTCCACCCGGTCGGCCAGGTCCTGCAGGGCAGCGGCGTCCATGCCAGGCTCGGGCATGGGCATGGCCTTCAGCTCCTCGATCATGGCCTCGAGGCGGGCGATGTCCTCCTTGGTGGCGGCGCTGTCCTCCAGGGCCGAGACCCGCACGCCCAAGGCGGCCAGCTCAGCGGCCAGCTCCTGCACGGCGTTCTTCAGGGCCTCGAGGTCCTCGGAGGACATGGCCTCCATGGTGGGGGAGGTCCCCTTGGCCTTCAGCTCCTCCTCAATCTGCTGCAGGAGGCGGTAGATGATGAGGGCCGCCTGGTAGCGGGTGAGGGTCTCGTTGCCCCGGTAGGTGCCGTCGGGGAAGCCCACGAGGATCCCCTTGGCCGCCAGGGCCTCCACCGCCTCCTTGGCCCAGTGCCCGGCGGGCACGTCGGAGAACTGGGCTAGACCGAAGCCCATGGAGAGCACGGTCAAAAGCCCCGCCAGTAGCATGACTAGCTTTTTCTTCATACTTCCTTACACCCCCTTCAGGGTTTCGGGAAGCACCTTTTGGGCGAGTTGCCGCGTTTCCTCCCCAAAGGGTGCCTTCCGGGACGCAAGCCTGGTTTCTCGCAGATTCGCCTTGCGCCCGTTGGTATCATAAAAGCCTCACCCAAGCCCTGTCAAGACTCCTGGCCTTAAGGTTTTGCTATACTCCGCCGAGGGAGGTGGGAGGAAGGGTAAAAAGCCAAGGAAAAGGGGAAGGCGGGAAGCGCAGGGGGCCGAAAAGGCCTGACGAGGTGGCGGACCCCAAGTGGGGATAACCGGCCGGGGCCGGGAAAGATCGAGGGATCCGCGGATGCCGCCCGGGGTGTGCCCGCCCCGCCCGCCTGCGAAAAGCCCCAAGGGAAAGCCCCAAGGAAAAGGCCTCCTGGGGACAACCGCGGGGCAGGGCGAAGCAAGGGGTAAGCCGGGGTGGCCGAGGGCATGGCCACCCAAAAGGACGCTCTATGTGTGGGATTGTAGGCTACATCGGTTTCCGAAACGCCACGGATGTGCTCATGGATGGACTGAGGAGGCTGGAGTACCGGGGGTACGACTCCGCCGGGGTGGCGGTGCGCACCCCCGCGGGGCTGAAGGTGGTCAAGCGCTCGGGGAAGCTTTCCGCCCTGGAAAAGGCCCTTAAGGAGGAGCACCTGGAGGGGCCTTTGGGCATCGGCCATACCCGCTGGGCCACCCACGGGGCCCCCACCGACCCCAACGCCCACCCCCACACCACGGAGGATGGCAAGATCGCCGTGATCCACAACGGCATCATCGAGAACTACCTGGAGCTCAAGGAGGCCCTGAAGGCACGGGGGCACCGCTTCACCTCGGAAACCGACAGCGAGGTTCTGGCGCATCTTCTAGAGGAGAAATACCAAGGGGATCTTTACGAGGCCCTGAGGGAGGCCCTAAGGGAGGTGCGGGGCGCCTATGCGGTGGTGGCGGCGCATGAGGACCACCAGGAGATCGTGGCCGCCCGCACGGTGAGCCCACTGGTGATCGGCCTGGGAGAGGGGGAAAACTTCCTGGCCTCGGACGTGCCCGCCCTCCTTCCCTACACCCGGCGGGTCATCTTCCTCCACGACGGGGACCTGGCCCGCATCACCCGGGAGGGGGTGGAGGTCACCGACCTTCAGGGCCGCCCCCTGGAGCGGGAGGTGGTGGAGATCGACTGGACCCTCGAGGCCGCCGAGAAGGGCGGCTTCCCCCACTACATGCTGAAGGAGATCTACGAGCAACCCTGGGTGCTGGAGAACACCCTGGGGGGCCGCCTGCGCGAGGAAGAGGGGGACGTGGACCTGGGGCTCCGCCTGGACCCCCAGGCGGTGGAGCGGGTGCACGTGATCGCCTGCGGCACTGCGGCCTACGCGGGCTGGTACGGGAAGTACCTCCTGGAAGCCCTGGCCCGCATCCCCACGGAGTGGGACGTGGCCAGCGAGTACCGCTACCGCGATCCCCTGGCGGACGAAAGGACCCTGGCCATCGCCATCAGCCAATCGGGGGAGACCATCGACACCCTGGAGGGGGTGCGCGAGGCCAAGCGCAAGGGGGCCAAAACCCTTGGGGTCATCAACGCCAAGGGTTCTAGCATCACCCGGGAGGTGGAGGACGTCCTCTACATCCACGCCGGTCCCGAGATCGGGGTGGCCTCCACCAAGGCCTACACCGCCATGCTGGCGGCCATGGCCATGCTGGCGGTCCACCTTGGCCGAAGGAGGGGGATCCTCGGCAAGGAGGAAGCCCAGGGCCTCCTTAAGGAGATGCGAAAGCTTCCCCGGTTGGTGGAGGAAGTTTTGGAAAAGCGCCCCCTCATCGCCCACCTCGCCGAGAAGTACCACCAGGCCCAGGACTTCCTCTTCCTGGGGCGGCACGTGCAGGCCCCCACCGCCTATGAGGGGGCCTTGAAGCTCAAGGAGATCAGCTACATCCACGCGGAGGCCTACCCCGCGGGGGAGATGAAGCACGGGCCCATCGCCCTCATTGACGAGCACCTGCCCGTGGTGGTCCTGGCCACCCAAGGCCCCCTCTACGAGAAGACCCTCTCCAACGTCCAGGAGGTGCGGGCCCGGGGAGGCAAGGTGATCGCCCTGGCCACGGAAGGGGATGAGGAAATCCGCAAGCTGGCCCAGGACGTGGTCTACCTCCCGGAGGTGCATCCCCTCCTCGCCCCCATCGTGAGCGTGGTGCCCTTGCAGCTTCTGGCCTACGAGATCGCCGTCCTCCTGGGTCGGGACGTGGACCAGCCCCGCAACCTGGCCAAGAGCGTGACCGTGGAGTAAGGGCGGGCTTTCCCTAGGGCTACCCTTCCCCCAGCAACCCCAAGAAGGCCTCCACCACCTCCGGGTCCAGGCTCCTGCCCGCCTGGGCCCGGAGCTCCTTTTGGGCCTCCTCTGGGCTCCAGGCCCGCTTGTAGGAGCGCTCGGAGGTGAGGGCATCGTACACGTCCACCACAGCAAAAATGCGGGCCTCCAAGGGGATCTCCTCTCCCTTGAGGCCCCTGGGGTAACCCGAGCCGTCCCAGCGCTCGTGGTGGTAGAGGACCACATTGAGAACCACCTGCGGCAGAAACGGCAGGCTCTTTAGGATCTCCAGGCCCACCTCCGGGTGGGTCTTCACCACCCGCCACTCCCCGGTGGAGAGGGCGCCGGGCTTCTTCAGGATCTCGTCCGGCAGGGCCAGCTTGCCCAGGTCGTGGAAGTAGGCGCCCAGGCGGAGGCCCTCGAGGTCCGGAAAGCCCAAGGCCTGCCCCAGCCGCACGCAAAGCTCCGCCACCCGCTCCGTGTGCCCCTTGGTCTCCAGGTCCCGGTACTCCAGAACCCGGGAGAGGGCCTTGAGGGCGGCTTCCCTGGTGGTCTGCAGGGTGCGGATGTGAAAAAGCCGCTCCAAGGCCTCCTCCAGCCGCTTGGCCACCAGCTTCAAAACCCCCTCGTCCTCAAAACGGTAGGGGATCCGCTCGCCAAAAGAACCCAGGGCCAAAACCCCATACCGCCTGCCCTCAGGCTTCAAGGGCACCAGCAGGGCGGAGGTTAAGC
This window encodes:
- the glmS gene encoding glutamine--fructose-6-phosphate transaminase (isomerizing) yields the protein MCGIVGYIGFRNATDVLMDGLRRLEYRGYDSAGVAVRTPAGLKVVKRSGKLSALEKALKEEHLEGPLGIGHTRWATHGAPTDPNAHPHTTEDGKIAVIHNGIIENYLELKEALKARGHRFTSETDSEVLAHLLEEKYQGDLYEALREALREVRGAYAVVAAHEDHQEIVAARTVSPLVIGLGEGENFLASDVPALLPYTRRVIFLHDGDLARITREGVEVTDLQGRPLEREVVEIDWTLEAAEKGGFPHYMLKEIYEQPWVLENTLGGRLREEEGDVDLGLRLDPQAVERVHVIACGTAAYAGWYGKYLLEALARIPTEWDVASEYRYRDPLADERTLAIAISQSGETIDTLEGVREAKRKGAKTLGVINAKGSSITREVEDVLYIHAGPEIGVASTKAYTAMLAAMAMLAVHLGRRRGILGKEEAQGLLKEMRKLPRLVEEVLEKRPLIAHLAEKYHQAQDFLFLGRHVQAPTAYEGALKLKEISYIHAEAYPAGEMKHGPIALIDEHLPVVVLATQGPLYEKTLSNVQEVRARGGKVIALATEGDEEIRKLAQDVVYLPEVHPLLAPIVSVVPLQLLAYEIAVLLGRDVDQPRNLAKSVTVE
- a CDS encoding S-layer homology domain-containing protein — translated: MKKKLVMLLAGLLTVLSMGFGLAQFSDVPAGHWAKEAVEALAAKGILVGFPDGTYRGNETLTRYQAALIIYRLLQQIEEELKAKGTSPTMEAMSSEDLEALKNAVQELAAELAALGVRVSALEDSAATKEDIARLEAMIEELKAMPMPEPGMDAAALQDLADRVEAASIAADTALAQAQQLAEQLDALAQDVEGVKGDLAALGTQVEANAQAIQALNELAVLLNQDVLALQDRVTALEKGLAELQGVDFEQFASKEDVAAVQEFAAALRSDLVGLSEKVSKLEGTVGDLSGKVSKLERNAFTISGSLSLSYGAFAGSGTQFDIDRVFSSNFSTGDSDSDGLVVDHEDLGQNAEGQTSATLSLTLKANALDAKSSPGGYNTYPGLVGFSLTGSISNPASGTTYGPLNVTVDAVSTTLAVAKDQALSFTFGRSVKTKFSEYVFDNDGVSYGHGLVATYKPGVLGATLTGVYASKGGADGDNLYVRGAGLTLSPFQGFSLKGAVAQQGGDILGGGPSAVTVYGVGADLALGPVSLSGEYFSSDAAANANGYYVKAKADLGLVSVEGNYRSIGAGVNPANMLSYDAAPANAANAAPFHADQVGYGAKANLTLGALSLGGFYDTYTGAGARTAYGAEAGLKFGAFSLSGYYRVADSGNNGTPDDSAAKETAGTSSYVSSGSDYTQYGAKLTHDGKATDAFIKGLNLTAAYDVRPQFAPGAKTDIAVYGDFSFTLGFLKGMLLGRYHVQDVVGAPAQSYTTLKYGVKAETEALAVPLKPSVFGEYVARTTDGGTADNAETKYALGLKLNEFLFANSSLEVKYGSYIAQNVGSVLVGNAEKAWDASVDHLYDSTLNAAGVNGSVTGFYVTWNYWDLALSYADFVVDNNGSPLYGRGFKISYKVVF